A window of Nitrospirota bacterium contains these coding sequences:
- a CDS encoding FAD/NAD(P)-binding protein: MKPKLKFTDVTTQPPDTQRRKNDLSSFEYTHRAEITSVYPLTDMETIYRIQIIDPEERRRFKFVPGQFVMLEMPGIGEAPFSISSSPSIHGEVELCIRKAGNLTNFLSKVGRGAHVGIRGPFGTGFPMEEMRGQNILLIAGGLGLVPLRSPIAYVQENRSHFKEVNIIYGTKSPAHLLFQYQYEVWSKDDINLNIIVEKTDPAWKGSVGLITESLLKILTGRDSEFYHNTYAIVCGPPVMFKFVCNMLNKFHVPMQKMFVSLERRMHCGMGKCCRCNVGSTYTCLKGPVFDYWTVMNLKEAI; encoded by the coding sequence ATGAAGCCGAAATTAAAATTTACTGACGTAACTACTCAGCCGCCGGATACACAAAGGCGTAAGAATGACCTCTCAAGTTTTGAATACACTCATCGCGCCGAGATCACAAGCGTATACCCGCTTACCGATATGGAGACGATATACCGCATTCAGATAATTGATCCTGAGGAGCGGAGGCGTTTTAAATTTGTCCCCGGTCAATTTGTGATGCTCGAAATGCCGGGGATCGGGGAGGCGCCGTTTTCAATATCATCCTCGCCGAGCATCCACGGGGAAGTGGAGTTGTGCATCCGCAAGGCAGGCAATCTCACAAACTTCCTGTCAAAGGTCGGCAGGGGCGCACACGTAGGGATCCGCGGCCCGTTCGGCACCGGGTTTCCCATGGAGGAAATGCGCGGCCAGAATATACTTTTGATAGCAGGCGGGCTCGGGCTTGTTCCGCTGCGTTCACCAATTGCATATGTCCAGGAGAACCGGAGTCATTTTAAGGAAGTAAATATTATATACGGAACAAAATCCCCCGCGCATCTTCTGTTTCAATACCAGTACGAAGTGTGGAGCAAGGACGATATTAACTTAAATATTATCGTTGAAAAAACGGACCCGGCATGGAAAGGCTCGGTAGGACTCATAACCGAGAGTTTGCTGAAAATACTGACAGGCAGGGACAGCGAGTTTTATCACAACACATACGCCATTGTCTGCGGTCCTCCCGTAATGTTCAAGTTCGTCTGCAATATGCTGAACAAATTTCACGTCCCCATGCAGAAGATGTTCGTCTCACTTGAAAGGCGCATGCACTGCGGAATGGGGAAGTGCTGCCGCTGCAACGTAGGCTCCACATACACCTGTCTCAAGGGGCCGGTCTTTGATTACTGGACAGTCATGAACCTCAAGGAGGCTATTTAG
- the rsmG gene encoding 16S rRNA (guanine(527)-N(7))-methyltransferase RsmG, protein MSRFSSHELLKKGLKELGIPCSDLQITAFMTFLSELRKWNSAYNLTALRTDEDIIVKHFLDSLLYLKAIPEGDLKLADAGSGAGFPGIPIKIVRPEIDITLIESSRKKCSFLRHMIRSLNLTQINVLEQRLENIGDENKSAFDVIVSRAAFSIKAFLNTACPYVKEGGILVLSKGPKMTEELKELDTEDAVKDIIKVTLPVAKAQRNLVVLECKHKKE, encoded by the coding sequence ATGAGCCGCTTTTCCTCACATGAACTGCTTAAAAAAGGTTTGAAAGAGCTTGGCATTCCCTGCTCTGATCTTCAGATCACCGCCTTCATGACTTTCCTCTCGGAGCTCAGGAAATGGAACAGCGCCTACAACCTCACCGCGTTAAGGACCGATGAAGACATAATCGTCAAGCATTTTCTTGATTCCCTTCTCTATCTGAAGGCCATACCTGAGGGCGATTTAAAACTGGCGGACGCGGGAAGCGGGGCTGGCTTTCCGGGGATACCGATAAAAATTGTGAGGCCGGAAATAGACATCACACTCATTGAGTCTTCAAGAAAGAAATGCTCCTTTCTGCGGCACATGATCAGATCATTAAATTTAACTCAAATAAATGTCCTTGAACAGAGGCTTGAAAATATCGGCGATGAGAACAAGAGCGCCTTTGATGTCATCGTCTCAAGGGCCGCATTCAGCATTAAAGCGTTTCTCAACACAGCCTGCCCCTATGTAAAAGAAGGGGGAATACTCGTGCTGAGCAAGGGGCCGAAGATGACAGAGGAGTTGAAAGAATTAGACACAGAAGATGCCGTGAAAGACATTATCAAAGTTACCCTGCCTGTTGCAAAGGCTCAGAGGAATTTGGTTGTGCTTGAGTGTAAGCATAAAAAGGAATAG
- a CDS encoding NADH:ubiquinone oxidoreductase, with translation MKTKEPEAKTYLGIPLYRPKVGFFEFSSCEGCQLQLVNNESTLLDFLSLVEVVNFREAMTEKSDDYEIAFVEGSITRGDEVERLKKIRKNAKILVAMGSCACFGGVNQLKNRFKNLDWVKKQVYGKHPIDSGLVRAVEDVVPVDLRIYGCPIKKEEVEKIVLHVALGKSIEIPKHPVCMECKANENICLFDLGEPCLGPITRAGCDSWCPNNRAGCWGCRGPAEDANVEYMKKIMKEKGFSEQTIMERLDCFGGFKKVK, from the coding sequence ATGAAAACAAAAGAACCGGAAGCAAAAACATATCTCGGGATCCCTCTTTACCGGCCGAAGGTCGGCTTTTTTGAATTCTCTTCATGCGAAGGCTGCCAGCTTCAGTTGGTAAACAACGAATCCACATTGCTTGATTTCCTCTCGCTTGTGGAGGTCGTGAACTTCCGCGAGGCAATGACGGAGAAATCCGATGATTATGAGATTGCCTTTGTTGAAGGAAGCATTACAAGAGGCGATGAGGTGGAACGCCTGAAGAAGATCAGGAAGAACGCGAAGATACTTGTCGCCATGGGTTCATGCGCCTGTTTCGGCGGGGTCAACCAGCTGAAGAACAGGTTCAAAAATCTTGACTGGGTAAAAAAGCAGGTTTACGGGAAACATCCGATAGACAGCGGTTTGGTCAGGGCTGTAGAGGATGTCGTTCCTGTAGACCTCAGGATATACGGATGTCCAATTAAAAAAGAGGAAGTGGAAAAGATAGTGCTTCACGTCGCGCTTGGAAAATCGATTGAAATTCCAAAGCATCCTGTTTGCATGGAGTGCAAGGCGAATGAGAACATCTGTCTCTTTGACCTCGGAGAGCCGTGTCTCGGCCCGATCACAAGGGCGGGCTGCGATTCGTGGTGCCCCAATAACAGGGCCGGCTGCTGGGGCTGCCGGGGACCTGCGGAAGACGCAAATGTTGAGTATATGAAAAAAATTATGAAGGAAAAGGGATTCTCCGAGCAGACGATCATGGAGAGGCTGGATTGTTTCGGAGGATTTAAAAAGGTCAAATGA
- a CDS encoding Ni/Fe hydrogenase subunit alpha, giving the protein MKKTLNVNVKHLSRVEGHGNINIKIRNGKLLEAQWEVIETPRFFEAMLVGKNWDNAPWITGRICGICSIGHTLASIRAVENAFRIVPDEQTTKLRLLLKHMETLQSHSLHLCFLALPDFVNAGSVFPLIKSHEDVVLRAARIKGLANDICDCVGGRRMHPTRTVVGGFTKLPTKEELSVFSERLKSIVNDLLLLADLFSGLKLPAFARETEFVSLKGKDSYPFIGGDVVSSDGVQMREQDYKKMTNEYMVPQSTAKWCRLSRKSFAVGALARLNNNFEFLHPVAKDVARRFDLVPVNHNPFMNNIAQLVESVHVVMDSIRLIDELLGSPFNEPRQEVKPRSGIGVGAVEVPRGILYHCYEFDDKGKIVRSDCVIPTGQNHANIQHDLEALAGEFAVKGKEDKEIELLASMLVRAYDPCISCSVH; this is encoded by the coding sequence ATGAAAAAGACATTGAACGTAAACGTCAAACACCTCTCAAGAGTTGAGGGACACGGCAATATAAATATAAAGATCCGAAACGGCAAACTGCTTGAGGCGCAGTGGGAGGTCATCGAGACCCCGCGCTTTTTTGAAGCCATGCTCGTCGGAAAGAACTGGGACAATGCGCCCTGGATAACCGGCAGGATCTGCGGTATCTGTTCAATCGGCCACACGCTCGCAAGCATCCGCGCGGTTGAGAATGCGTTCAGGATCGTCCCTGATGAGCAGACAACAAAACTTCGCCTGCTCCTGAAACACATGGAGACGCTCCAGAGCCATTCACTGCATTTGTGTTTTCTTGCCCTGCCCGATTTTGTGAACGCGGGTAGCGTATTCCCTTTGATCAAATCCCACGAGGACGTTGTACTTCGCGCCGCGAGGATCAAAGGACTTGCCAATGATATTTGTGACTGCGTAGGCGGTCGCAGGATGCATCCGACAAGGACAGTGGTGGGCGGATTTACTAAACTGCCAACAAAGGAAGAACTCTCTGTTTTCAGCGAACGCCTCAAGTCAATCGTTAACGATCTCCTGTTGCTTGCGGACCTGTTCAGCGGTTTGAAGCTGCCTGCTTTTGCAAGAGAGACGGAATTCGTTTCTCTGAAAGGCAAAGACAGTTATCCCTTCATAGGCGGTGACGTTGTATCAAGCGACGGCGTGCAGATGAGGGAGCAGGACTATAAAAAAATGACTAATGAATACATGGTGCCGCAGTCAACAGCCAAGTGGTGCCGTCTTTCAAGAAAGTCGTTTGCGGTAGGCGCGCTTGCCAGGCTGAACAATAATTTTGAATTCCTTCATCCTGTTGCAAAAGATGTTGCCAGGAGATTTGATCTTGTTCCCGTAAACCATAATCCGTTCATGAACAACATCGCGCAGCTCGTTGAAAGCGTCCACGTTGTTATGGATTCTATAAGACTGATCGATGAACTGCTGGGCTCGCCGTTCAATGAGCCGAGGCAGGAAGTAAAACCGCGAAGCGGCATAGGTGTCGGGGCAGTGGAAGTGCCGCGCGGGATTTTATATCACTGCTACGAGTTTGACGACAAGGGAAAGATCGTCAGGAGCGACTGCGTGATCCCCACCGGGCAGAACCACGCCAACATCCAGCACGACCTTGAGGCCCTTGCCGGGGAATTTGCCGTAAAGGGAAAAGAAGACAAAGAGATCGAACTCCTCGCCTCAATGCTAGTCCGTGCCTACGACCCCTGTATCTCATGCTCTGTGCATTAA
- the ubiE gene encoding bifunctional demethylmenaquinone methyltransferase/2-methoxy-6-polyprenyl-1,4-benzoquinol methylase UbiE, which produces MQLDKSAKDPAKIQTMFSKIAPRYDLLNRLLSLGIDSHWRKFAVGQLPKVINARFLDVATGTCDVALEIVKQYPDAKVTGVDFSEGMLEFGREKVKRAGLENKIEVRFADVTALPFEDNTFDGVTIAFGIRNVQDFKKGISEMGRVVKPGGKVVILEFTSIQNRFFRRPYRFYITKVLPFIGEIISGKKGAYKYLPSSMLEFPGPDEFKKAIGETGLQDVRYYKLTLGAVAVHVGTK; this is translated from the coding sequence ATGCAATTAGACAAGTCCGCAAAAGACCCTGCAAAGATACAGACGATGTTCTCGAAAATAGCCCCGCGCTATGACCTTCTCAACAGGCTGCTGAGCCTGGGGATAGACAGTCACTGGAGAAAATTCGCGGTCGGTCAATTGCCGAAGGTTATAAACGCAAGGTTCCTTGATGTGGCTACCGGCACCTGTGATGTCGCCCTTGAGATAGTGAAACAATATCCCGACGCGAAAGTCACTGGCGTAGATTTCAGCGAAGGGATGCTGGAGTTTGGCAGAGAGAAGGTCAAACGGGCAGGGCTGGAGAACAAGATCGAGGTCCGCTTTGCAGATGTCACGGCGCTGCCGTTTGAGGACAACACCTTTGACGGGGTGACGATCGCATTCGGCATCAGAAATGTTCAGGATTTTAAAAAGGGGATTTCGGAGATGGGCAGGGTCGTGAAACCCGGCGGCAAGGTTGTCATTCTTGAATTCACCAGCATTCAAAACAGATTTTTCAGGCGGCCGTACCGTTTCTATATTACAAAGGTGCTGCCGTTTATCGGCGAGATAATCTCCGGCAAAAAAGGAGCTTACAAATATCTCCCGTCTTCAATGCTCGAATTTCCCGGCCCGGATGAATTTAAAAAGGCAATCGGGGAGACAGGGCTTCAGGATGTCAGGTATTACAAATTGACCCTCGGTGCCGTTGCCGTGCATGTGGGGACAAAGTAG
- a CDS encoding 4Fe-4S dicluster domain-containing protein, translating into MIFRIFEKKELRSLFEILAAHNKIVGPVETGRDKDKNPVYAFAEVSDFNSIKLNYTTTKLPAKRYFLPFQEDLSTFRIKDGNWQKTIDYNAKEPLIFFGLHACDINALNKLDKVLLHSVYPTPYYAAKRKNMFIIGIDCVPQPFCFCRSMGSDTALHGFDMFITDLGAKYFVEILTDTAYNFLKNIKTEEPKEKDHVLYMKTTAERNKKFTAQVETTDLAKILDMEFQADVWKQWGDKCLACGTCSNVCPTCYCYGVEETVNIDLKGARKTKSLYSCNLIDFAEVAGGHNFRPERHTRLKYRYYHKHRGFVEAFEESLCVGCGRCGQACLAGINVPEVIASVRGGKIK; encoded by the coding sequence ATGATATTCAGGATATTTGAGAAAAAAGAACTGAGAAGCCTGTTTGAGATCCTCGCGGCGCACAATAAGATTGTTGGGCCGGTTGAGACCGGAAGGGACAAGGACAAAAATCCTGTTTACGCATTTGCAGAGGTGTCGGATTTTAACAGCATCAAGTTAAACTACACAACCACAAAACTGCCTGCTAAACGCTACTTCCTCCCCTTTCAGGAAGACCTCTCCACATTCAGGATCAAGGATGGCAACTGGCAGAAGACCATTGATTACAATGCAAAGGAGCCGCTTATATTTTTCGGCCTCCACGCCTGCGATATAAATGCGTTGAATAAACTCGACAAGGTCCTGCTGCACAGCGTTTATCCGACGCCCTACTACGCGGCAAAGAGGAAGAACATGTTCATAATAGGCATTGACTGCGTGCCTCAGCCCTTCTGCTTCTGCCGCTCCATGGGGTCCGACACCGCCCTTCATGGATTTGATATGTTCATCACCGATCTCGGCGCAAAATATTTCGTTGAGATACTCACTGACACCGCGTACAATTTTTTAAAGAACATAAAGACAGAAGAGCCGAAAGAGAAAGACCACGTCCTCTATATGAAGACTACCGCGGAGAGGAATAAAAAATTCACCGCGCAGGTAGAGACCACCGACCTTGCCAAAATACTTGATATGGAATTTCAGGCCGATGTGTGGAAGCAGTGGGGCGATAAATGTCTTGCGTGCGGCACCTGTTCAAACGTCTGCCCGACATGTTACTGCTACGGGGTTGAAGAGACGGTGAACATCGATCTCAAGGGCGCAAGAAAGACCAAGTCTCTCTATTCATGCAATTTGATAGATTTTGCCGAGGTTGCGGGCGGACACAATTTCAGGCCTGAAAGGCATACCCGCCTTAAATATCGCTACTACCACAAACACAGGGGCTTTGTTGAAGCGTTTGAGGAATCCCTGTGCGTGGGCTGCGGGCGCTGCGGACAAGCATGCCTTGCAGGTATAAATGTCCCTGAGGTAATTGCGAGCGTCCGCGGAGGAAAGATTAAATGA